Genomic window (Rossellomorea aquimaris):
AGCCAGGCACTTAGGGATGCTTTCGAGTGTTGGTGCGACGAAGAAACAGAAGAGAAATTCCGTCTTTTTCGAAGGAATGGTCATTGGAGTCATCAGCATTCCCCTTGGTCTATTGGCAGGGGCATTGGGAATCGGAGCTACCTTTTGGTTTATCAATACCTATATTGACGGGGCATTGGGCATTTCTGAGAGGCTTCAGGTCGTCGTCACACCGTCAACGATCTTGGTTTCATGCCTGATTTCAAGTGTGACGATCTTCATCTCCACGTATCTGCCTGCACGAAAAGCATCAAGGATTTCAGCGATCGATGCGATCAGGCAGACGCAGGATATCAAATTGACCGGTAAGGCGGTCAAAACGTCCAAGCTCGTCCGGAAGCTGTTCGGGCTGGAAGCGGAAATCGGATTAAAGAATCTGAAACGGAATAAACGACGTTACCATGCGACGATTTTTTCTCTGGTGATCAGTATCGTTCTCTTCTTATCGGTGTCATTCTTTACAGATAACCTGAAGAAATCCGCAGTCATGTCCCAGGAGGGCACGAATTTCGATATTTCCGTATCGGCCAATACCGGGGATACAGAGCAATTGGAAGACTTGGTTCAACTGGAAAATATCACAGCATACAGCGTTCAAAAAAGTCTGAACCCGACTGTATTTATTGACAAAGACAAATTTCCCCAGGAATTGAAGGACATGATCAAACGGGATAACATTCCCCTTGATGATGGACGTTATCAATACTATGTGAACTTACATGGATTGGATGAACAGAGCTTTAGAGACTATGCCAAAAAAGCTGGAGCAGAACTCGAGATGTTCAATGATCCCGAGAAGCCAACAGCCATCGTAATTGATCAGATTTCCTATCACGATCCGACGACGACCAAGTTTATCGAGGCCAAATCGATCGTAACCGAACCGGGAGACGTCCTCGATTTGATCTTCACGAACTATGATACAGAGAAATCGAAACCTTTGGGATCGTTTACGATCGGGGCCATGACAGACCAAGTGCCGATGGGGGTCCGTACCGCAATGATGGGCGGATTGGATGTCATCGTACCGATGAAAACGATGGATGCCTTGATGGATGACGAGATGAAAAAGGAAGTCCGCAGCCAGTTATATATGAACAGTACCGACCCGATGGAAACCCAGAAAGCCCTTGAAGAAGTGGTGCCGTCGAATCTGTATATATATAATGTCTATCAGGACAGGCAGCAGGAAGAACAGCTCATCCTGTTCCTGTCAGTCTTCACATATGGTTTCATCGCACTGATTTCATTGATATCCATCGCGAACATCTTCAATACGATTTCAACGAGCATTTCCTTGAGAAAAAGGGAATTCGCCATGCTTAAATCCGTTGGGATGACCCCAAAAGGATTTAATAAAATGATCAACTATGAAAGCATTTTTTACGGCGTCAAGGCATTGCTATACGGGCTGCCGATCAGTATCGGTGTCATGTATCTGATTCACCGGTCTGTCGGAGAGACCTTCGATTACGGGTTCGTACTGCCGTGGATCGATATCCTATCTGTCATCGCGGCGATATTCATCATCGTAAGCTCAGCTATGCTTTATTCAATCGGTAAGGTCAAGAAGCAGAATATCATTGAAGGATTAAAGCAGGAGAATATATAGAAGAAAGGAGATGGGCTTTTAGAGGCTCATCTCCTTTTGTGGTGGAAAGAAGGAAGGACGGTAACATTCTTGAAACTCAAATAAAAGAAGGAATTAAGACAAACTTGTCAAATCTATTCAAAAGCACGATATATTAGGAGGTCATCCCATTTGAGTATCCCTTTCGAAGTAAAACGAAACTTTCAGGTTTCAAAAGAAGTAGCATATAGGAGTCTATTAGACCTTGATGCTGCCAAAGACTGGATGCAAGGGTTGGTGGAAATAGAGCGTATAGATGAAGGGCCCCTCCGTGAAGGCAGTCAGTGGAGGGAAACGAGAAAGATGTTCGGCAAAGAGGCTTCGGAATATTTTGTGGTAGTGGAGCTTAAAGAGCCTGATAAGATTGTGCTGCAATGCGACGGTACGAAGGGGACGACAGGCAAAGGAGAGTTTATCTTTACCTATTTACTGACTTCATCAGGTGCTCAAACAGAAGTGACATTACTTGGTGAAATCAGGGGGCTGACCGGCCTTTCGAAATGGTTCGGCAAATTAATGGCAGGCGTCTTGAAGAAGGCTTGCGCCAAGGATTTGGATTCCTTGCGAGATTATTTGGAAAAAAATAAAGTGGCAAGCTCCTGACAGTGGCAATCGGAAATGGTATAATCTTTTAGTAGGAAAGTTAGCGTTAAAAGCAGTCTTTTAGTAGTTTTGATCTCGTACATTTTATTATAATGATAAAACCTTTTCAGGAAGTGGATTTTTATAGAGTCAGCTCTATTTTCGCCACACAATGTCGATTGACAATTGTGTGGTTTTTTTATGTGTAAAAAGGGGGAGAAAAAATGAAATCGTGGCAATATGCATTGATTGTTTTTTTAGGTGGATGCTGTTATGGGATCTTATCTACATTTGTCAAACTTGCTTATTCAGCAGGTTTTTCAGTAACAGAAGTGACAGGTGGCCAATATTTATTCGGAGCTTTGCTTACCTGGGTGCTGGTACTGTTTACAAAAAAGAAAAGAATACCTTTCAATCAAGCTTTCAAACTATTATTATCTGGAATTCCATTTGGACTGACAGGTGTGTTTTATTATCAGGCGCTGCAGACACTGAATGCTTCGCTTGCAATCATTTTTCTATTTCAGTTTGTTTGGATCGGCACGCTATTCGAGTGGATTTTATATAAAGAAAAGCCTACTAAAGGTAAAATCATCTCGATTGGCATACTAATAATCGGCTCCATTTTTGCTGCTGGTGCAGTTGCAAAGAGTGAAGTTGTTCTATCCTTGCAAGGAACTGTTTGGGGATTACTATCTGCTTTGACGTTCACCACTTTTATAACACTAAGCAGTTCTGTCGGAAAAGATTCTCCACCCGTCTTGAAAAGTGCTTTCCTTTCCACAGGTGGTTTAATTGTCGTATTCTTACTATTTCCACCTACGTTTTTAGTTGATTTACCTACTTTGACGGGAGTCGCACAGTATGGTTTATTGCTCGGCTTCTTTGGCGTAGCATTACCACCTCTCTTATTTTCAATCGGCATGCCCCATGTCGGACCAGGACTTGGCACAATCTTGACGGCTTCTGAACTTCCAGTGGCTGTAACCATGTCCGCTCTAATATTAGCTGAAGTAGTCAGTTTTTCACAATGGATAGGAGTCGTCATCATTCTATGTGGAATTGTGCTCGGCAATTTAAAACTGAAAGGTAGAATGAAATCCAGATCGTAATGCGAGTACAATGATAAAAGAAAAAAGGTCCGTCCCTCATTTTGGTAAAGCTTTACCGTGGTGAGGGACGGACCTTTTAAGGATATTCGATTCAAAGGGTGATGAGCAATTCGAGCATGACGGTGAAAGCGGCTTGGGTTATCCTCGTTATTTTAAACCTTAAACGGATGTAACAGAGTTAAAAGGGAAAGGAAGAAGGTAGATGATCGACTTATCAGGTGAATTTTTGATGATGGCAAGGAGGTTTTTATTTACAGATTTACCTTATTTCGCAGCCCATTATCGATAATTCGGTTGTCAGGTACGGAGGGAGTATTGAGAGTGGTATCCATGCTGTCATTGGTCAGTTCAATCACAGGACCGTTGTGCGGGATAGATGACACATCCCAAATCATTCCATCAAAATAGTTGAACTGTCCAGTTATTTTCATGATTTTGGTTGTTATGGATGTGGGTTGAATTTGGAGGTTTTTAAAGTGATTCCCACTGATTTCATATGGGATTGTAGAATTGCTAGTCATGGTGATCATTTCAATACAATCATCCAGTGACAAGCTGAGAAATCGGTTCGCATTGATCCAGGCCAATCCAGTAGAGGGATGATTGGCAACCAGCTTTAAACCAATTTTCATTCCGGCTATTTTGATATTTTCAAAGTTAACGAAAGAGATTTCATGGCCTGCGCCGCCAGAGAATAGTG
Coding sequences:
- a CDS encoding FtsX-like permease family protein → MNIINKLTLRHLKENKRRTLVTITGVIISVSMIMAVATLGVSFLDIMKRQSIADNGEWHVQYQNVSPEQIEAIANDEDTGSLLLSNELGYAKLDGAKVEDKPYLFIKEYNEEGFKQFPIELSKGRLPSDEQEVVISEQIANDAGVQYKIGDQIKLSIGSRMIEGESEQLGQNDSLQRDGEGIKERLEVNSMETFKVTGIIETPSWEPAWSPGYTVLGYINKSSLKKSDMVDAIVVLDKVNSSVFGHAEKLAKENGIEKVAFNDELLRYYGVTDNDNLRFTLFSLLGIIMAVIIIGSVSLIYNAFAISVSERARHLGMLSSVGATKKQKRNSVFFEGMVIGVISIPLGLLAGALGIGATFWFINTYIDGALGISERLQVVVTPSTILVSCLISSVTIFISTYLPARKASRISAIDAIRQTQDIKLTGKAVKTSKLVRKLFGLEAEIGLKNLKRNKRRYHATIFSLVISIVLFLSVSFFTDNLKKSAVMSQEGTNFDISVSANTGDTEQLEDLVQLENITAYSVQKSLNPTVFIDKDKFPQELKDMIKRDNIPLDDGRYQYYVNLHGLDEQSFRDYAKKAGAELEMFNDPEKPTAIVIDQISYHDPTTTKFIEAKSIVTEPGDVLDLIFTNYDTEKSKPLGSFTIGAMTDQVPMGVRTAMMGGLDVIVPMKTMDALMDDEMKKEVRSQLYMNSTDPMETQKALEEVVPSNLYIYNVYQDRQQEEQLILFLSVFTYGFIALISLISIANIFNTISTSISLRKREFAMLKSVGMTPKGFNKMINYESIFYGVKALLYGLPISIGVMYLIHRSVGETFDYGFVLPWIDILSVIAAIFIIVSSAMLYSIGKVKKQNIIEGLKQENI
- a CDS encoding SRPBCC family protein encodes the protein MSIPFEVKRNFQVSKEVAYRSLLDLDAAKDWMQGLVEIERIDEGPLREGSQWRETRKMFGKEASEYFVVVELKEPDKIVLQCDGTKGTTGKGEFIFTYLLTSSGAQTEVTLLGEIRGLTGLSKWFGKLMAGVLKKACAKDLDSLRDYLEKNKVASS
- a CDS encoding DMT family transporter, with amino-acid sequence MKSWQYALIVFLGGCCYGILSTFVKLAYSAGFSVTEVTGGQYLFGALLTWVLVLFTKKKRIPFNQAFKLLLSGIPFGLTGVFYYQALQTLNASLAIIFLFQFVWIGTLFEWILYKEKPTKGKIISIGILIIGSIFAAGAVAKSEVVLSLQGTVWGLLSALTFTTFITLSSSVGKDSPPVLKSAFLSTGGLIVVFLLFPPTFLVDLPTLTGVAQYGLLLGFFGVALPPLLFSIGMPHVGPGLGTILTASELPVAVTMSALILAEVVSFSQWIGVVIILCGIVLGNLKLKGRMKSRS